From a region of the Paenibacillus sp. FSL R10-2734 genome:
- the spoVB gene encoding stage V sporulation protein B, translated as MGMRKQSFIRGTFILTVSSFFTKGLGFLNGVLLARFLGAEGVGLLMIAHPLLPLFITLTELGLPVAISKLVSEAEVKQDEARVKRILRVSLSITGTLSIILTLVALFGSKWIASVFLADQRAYYAMVAITPIIPIIAMSAVLKGYFRGKQNMNPLAFSDIIENLAQIIVIIGVVNVLLPYGIAYAAAGAMAASVIGEGFGLLYLFAVFKWANRGKIKTSPPPRSNISPKGDSTLRDLLRIGLPMTGSGFIHSIYHAFLPLLITKSLVLFGVGVEMATKQFGLLAGYALPMLFLPSFFTQSLSTALIPAISEASVSNNSKLMHSRMDMAMRSALIVGLPCTIILYLWAVPLTTMIYHSPEAGELLRLIAPLFFLYYFGAPLQAILLGLGKASTVMWNHIFTNIFEVIAIFVLGSNIGIEGVAMGFGLGLLLLTLLNFLSVAGTIGFYFDFRIVFKVGVGGIVMTICGMTAHGILERMDLGQIIELSGALFVSLITYAATLQVTHAFERTPKPPTITPVS; from the coding sequence ATGGGGATGCGTAAACAAAGCTTTATTCGTGGCACGTTCATTTTAACCGTTTCGTCATTTTTTACAAAAGGGCTCGGATTTTTGAACGGCGTCTTACTGGCACGTTTCCTGGGAGCAGAAGGGGTAGGGCTGCTTATGATTGCTCATCCACTTTTGCCCTTGTTTATTACGCTGACAGAACTGGGGCTTCCTGTTGCGATTTCAAAGCTTGTCTCAGAAGCCGAGGTTAAGCAGGATGAAGCGCGAGTAAAGCGAATTCTCAGAGTATCCTTAAGCATTACGGGTACGTTGAGTATTATACTAACTTTAGTGGCTCTATTTGGTTCCAAATGGATCGCCTCGGTTTTTTTAGCCGATCAGCGGGCGTATTATGCTATGGTCGCTATTACGCCGATCATTCCAATTATTGCGATGTCAGCTGTACTGAAAGGTTATTTTCGTGGAAAGCAGAACATGAACCCGCTGGCCTTTTCCGATATTATTGAGAATTTGGCGCAAATCATTGTCATTATCGGTGTTGTCAACGTTTTGTTGCCCTATGGTATTGCCTATGCAGCTGCAGGCGCTATGGCGGCATCCGTTATCGGCGAAGGTTTTGGTTTGCTTTATTTGTTTGCTGTCTTCAAATGGGCAAATCGAGGGAAGATCAAAACCTCCCCACCGCCTAGATCAAATATTTCACCCAAAGGGGACAGTACGTTGAGAGATCTGCTGCGCATCGGGTTACCGATGACTGGCAGCGGTTTTATTCATTCAATCTACCATGCGTTTCTCCCACTGCTTATAACGAAAAGTCTAGTACTGTTTGGTGTGGGTGTGGAGATGGCGACCAAGCAATTCGGACTTTTGGCGGGATATGCTCTCCCAATGTTGTTTCTCCCCAGCTTCTTCACACAATCGTTGTCAACTGCATTAATACCGGCGATCAGCGAAGCAAGTGTGAGCAACAATAGCAAACTTATGCATAGTCGGATGGATATGGCTATGCGATCCGCGCTTATTGTAGGTCTCCCGTGTACAATCATCCTGTACTTATGGGCTGTACCATTAACGACTATGATCTATCATTCGCCAGAAGCGGGCGAACTGCTAAGGTTGATTGCCCCCTTATTTTTTCTTTATTATTTTGGAGCGCCACTACAAGCGATTCTGCTTGGTCTGGGGAAAGCCTCAACCGTCATGTGGAACCATATTTTTACGAATATTTTTGAAGTCATTGCGATCTTTGTTCTCGGTTCAAATATTGGAATCGAAGGGGTTGCTATGGGGTTTGGACTCGGGCTCTTGCTGCTGACACTGCTGAATTTTTTATCTGTGGCGGGAACGATCGGATTTTATTTTGACTTTCGCATTGTATTCAAGGTGGGCGTGGGAGGAATTGTCATGACGATATGCGGGATGACGGCTCACGGTATTTTGGAACGAATGGACCTGGGGCAGATCATTGAACTGTCCGGAGCGCTATTCGTTTCGTTAATCACCTACGCAGCAACATTGCAGGTAACCCATGCTTTTGAAAGGACACCGAAACCGCCAACGATAACGCCTGTTTCTTGA
- a CDS encoding enolase C-terminal domain-like protein, with protein MAKITGVECIRTRHDGSWTIVKVTTDQDGLYGIGSASDLYNPEAVVQVVEQLLAPLLKGRDPANIEDLWHLMHMSGYWRNGSILNTAIGGIDMALWDIKGKEANLPVYQLLGGACRSAVPCYGHAGGANITELKEDVYKFIEEGYTVIRVQMGGYGGGGFVSGKEVKLPVHPWSSGPVFDEHAYLNAIPDMFEKLRVEFGSGVQFTHDVHEHLSPIHAIQLSKRLEPYGLFYLEDALAPEQIGWYRQLRQQSATPQAVGELFVNPQEWTGLMQEKLIDFIRVRVSKSGGISACRKIAALGEIYGVRTAWQEGGENDPVNQAAAVHLDMAVWNFGIQEINHFKQEELEAFPGHVVRQGGYLYPTDKPGLGIDIDEVQAKSLLREQWNSSSYHRPYPLDRKADGTLVRP; from the coding sequence ATGGCAAAAATAACAGGAGTAGAATGTATCCGCACCAGACACGATGGAAGCTGGACCATTGTGAAAGTAACGACCGATCAGGATGGATTGTATGGAATTGGTTCCGCATCAGATTTATACAATCCTGAGGCTGTAGTTCAAGTGGTTGAACAACTACTTGCACCACTACTGAAAGGTCGTGATCCGGCTAATATTGAAGACCTCTGGCATCTTATGCATATGAGTGGGTATTGGAGAAACGGCTCGATTCTAAACACGGCGATAGGTGGTATTGATATGGCCTTGTGGGATATCAAAGGCAAAGAAGCAAACCTGCCAGTCTATCAGCTTCTGGGAGGTGCCTGTCGTTCGGCGGTCCCTTGTTATGGCCATGCTGGTGGCGCTAATATCACAGAGCTCAAGGAAGATGTCTATAAATTCATAGAAGAAGGATACACAGTGATCCGTGTCCAGATGGGAGGATATGGAGGCGGTGGTTTTGTTAGCGGGAAGGAAGTGAAGCTCCCCGTCCATCCTTGGAGTAGTGGTCCTGTATTTGACGAGCATGCTTATCTAAATGCCATTCCTGACATGTTCGAGAAGCTTCGTGTGGAATTTGGATCAGGTGTCCAGTTCACGCATGATGTTCATGAGCATCTCTCGCCTATACATGCGATTCAACTCTCAAAACGCCTAGAGCCATACGGGCTTTTCTACTTAGAGGACGCACTTGCACCAGAACAGATTGGCTGGTACCGTCAGCTTCGGCAGCAGAGTGCAACACCGCAGGCCGTAGGTGAGTTATTCGTGAACCCGCAGGAATGGACAGGGCTTATGCAGGAGAAGCTGATTGATTTTATTCGAGTAAGAGTCTCCAAGTCAGGGGGCATCAGCGCATGTCGTAAAATAGCCGCATTGGGTGAAATCTACGGTGTTCGCACAGCTTGGCAAGAAGGTGGAGAAAATGATCCTGTTAACCAGGCAGCTGCAGTACATTTGGATATGGCAGTCTGGAATTTCGGCATCCAGGAAATTAATCATTTCAAACAGGAGGAGTTAGAAGCTTTTCCAGGACATGTAGTCAGACAAGGTGGGTACCTGTACCCCACTGACAAACCGGGCTTAGGTATTGATATCGATGAAGTGCAGGCTAAATCTCTTCTCAGGGAACAATGGAATTCTAGTTCATATCACCGGCCTTATCCTCTAGACCGCAAAGCAGATGGAACATTGGTACGCCCTTAG
- a CDS encoding glycoside hydrolase family 3 C-terminal domain-containing protein, translated as MSTHNVGIPLEGFAEFSRTVAAEGAVLVKNDNQVLPLAKGDNVAIFGRSQVNYYRSGTGSGGSVHVTYTTNLLDGLRSKKNFTVNEEVAAVYEKWIEQNPFDNGGGAWAAEPWHQKEMSLSDELVSEARNKSNKAILVIGRTAGEDQDNADAPGSYQLTNDEKDMLKQVTTYFEQTIVVLNVSNIIDMNWMNDESYKNPISTVIYSWQGGMEGGNAIADVLSGEVTPSGKLTDTIAYSINDYPSTQNYGNEFTNLYQEDIYVGYRYFETFCPDKVQFEFGYGLSYTTFSIEPEEAKLITKEGETFIEVDVTVTNTGTTFAGKEVVQVYYEAPQGKLGKPAKALVSFGKTKVLEPGEAQRLTVSFSVHSMASYDDAGVTGHASAYVLEEGTYHLYVGTSVKQVEKVSVEGKDGYVVEALQVVEQLQEALAPTEDFTRMMPGARKADGSYEIVYVEVPKRKISLAERIETNLPETISQTGNQGYKLRDVYEQKVSMEAFIAQLSDEDLAAIVRGEGMSSPLVTPGTASAFGGVSDSLFNLGIPVACTADGPSGIRMDSGAKATQVAIGTLLAATWNAELVEELYVMEGQELLRNNVDSLLGPGLNIRRSPLNGRNFEYFSEDPLISGVFAAACTRGILKGGSTATMKHFACNNQEKNRSKVNAVVSERALREIYLKGFEIAVKQGGSNSIMTSYNPVNGHWAASNYDLNTTILRGEWGFKGIVMTDWWAIMNDVVNGGPADRKFTNWMVRAQNDLYMVVANYGAEINGWNDNTIESLENGTLTRGELQRSAINICEFIMNAPVFSRKQEIVETVESFKANPSLTVEQAQSLSQNPQVKPVVEGSTSFKVEQAGQYRILVHIMSTEPELAQSACNVTVNDQLMTTIQTNGTEGQWIRQKLVKVELEAGLYEMKLEFIKPGLQIDWIEFNKID; from the coding sequence TTGAGCACACACAATGTGGGAATTCCATTAGAAGGTTTTGCAGAATTTAGCCGGACAGTAGCCGCAGAAGGTGCGGTACTAGTGAAGAATGATAATCAGGTGCTTCCGCTTGCCAAAGGCGATAATGTTGCTATTTTTGGTAGATCCCAAGTGAATTATTATCGCAGTGGTACAGGTTCAGGTGGTAGTGTCCATGTAACTTATACGACTAATTTATTGGATGGTCTTCGCAGCAAGAAGAACTTTACAGTTAACGAAGAAGTGGCAGCTGTCTATGAAAAGTGGATTGAGCAGAATCCATTTGATAACGGTGGAGGCGCATGGGCTGCAGAACCTTGGCATCAGAAGGAAATGTCTTTGAGCGATGAATTGGTTTCCGAGGCTAGAAACAAATCGAATAAAGCCATCCTTGTAATTGGTCGCACGGCTGGAGAAGATCAGGATAATGCTGATGCACCGGGCAGCTACCAATTAACAAATGATGAAAAGGATATGCTGAAGCAGGTAACTACATATTTTGAGCAAACAATCGTTGTTCTGAATGTCTCGAATATTATTGACATGAACTGGATGAACGATGAAAGCTATAAAAATCCGATTTCGACTGTCATCTATTCATGGCAGGGTGGTATGGAAGGCGGAAATGCGATTGCAGATGTGCTGTCAGGAGAGGTAACTCCAAGCGGTAAACTGACGGATACAATCGCTTATTCCATCAATGATTATCCATCAACACAAAATTACGGCAATGAATTTACGAACTTGTATCAGGAAGATATCTATGTGGGATATCGTTATTTTGAGACATTTTGCCCAGACAAGGTTCAATTTGAATTTGGTTACGGGTTATCATATACAACCTTTAGTATCGAGCCAGAAGAAGCTAAATTGATTACCAAAGAAGGCGAGACTTTTATTGAAGTCGACGTAACCGTTACCAATACAGGAACTACCTTTGCTGGTAAAGAGGTTGTTCAGGTTTATTATGAAGCTCCACAAGGTAAGCTTGGTAAACCAGCTAAAGCTCTGGTGTCATTCGGCAAGACAAAAGTTCTTGAACCGGGTGAAGCGCAGCGCCTTACCGTGAGTTTCTCAGTTCATTCGATGGCTTCTTATGATGATGCAGGTGTGACAGGACATGCTTCTGCCTATGTGCTCGAAGAAGGTACGTATCACTTGTATGTGGGAACCAGTGTTAAACAAGTAGAGAAAGTCAGCGTTGAAGGTAAAGACGGATACGTTGTAGAAGCCCTTCAAGTTGTGGAGCAGTTGCAAGAAGCTCTTGCACCTACTGAAGACTTTACGAGAATGATGCCAGGAGCTCGTAAAGCGGACGGTTCGTATGAAATTGTCTATGTAGAGGTTCCTAAGCGCAAGATTTCGTTAGCTGAGCGAATTGAAACTAATCTTCCAGAGACGATTTCACAAACAGGAAATCAAGGATATAAATTAAGAGACGTGTATGAACAGAAAGTTAGTATGGAAGCCTTTATTGCCCAGCTCAGTGATGAGGATTTGGCTGCAATTGTACGTGGCGAAGGCATGAGCAGTCCTTTAGTTACACCGGGCACAGCATCTGCATTTGGTGGCGTAAGTGACAGTTTATTTAATCTCGGAATTCCGGTTGCATGTACGGCTGATGGCCCTTCAGGAATTCGTATGGACAGCGGAGCTAAGGCGACTCAGGTTGCTATCGGAACGCTTCTTGCAGCTACTTGGAATGCGGAATTGGTAGAAGAGCTTTATGTTATGGAAGGTCAAGAGTTGTTAAGAAATAACGTGGATTCCTTGCTTGGACCTGGCCTTAATATCCGACGCAGTCCGCTTAATGGACGTAACTTTGAGTATTTTTCAGAAGATCCGTTGATCTCTGGTGTGTTTGCCGCTGCATGTACTCGCGGTATTTTGAAAGGCGGATCTACCGCTACGATGAAGCATTTCGCTTGTAACAATCAGGAGAAAAATCGTAGTAAGGTAAACGCCGTGGTATCTGAACGTGCGCTTCGTGAGATTTATTTGAAAGGCTTTGAAATCGCGGTGAAACAGGGCGGTTCGAATTCTATAATGACCTCCTACAATCCAGTTAACGGACATTGGGCGGCTTCTAATTATGATTTGAACACCACTATTCTTCGTGGGGAGTGGGGCTTTAAAGGCATCGTAATGACTGACTGGTGGGCGATCATGAATGATGTTGTTAATGGTGGACCCGCTGACCGGAAATTTACAAACTGGATGGTTCGTGCACAAAACGACCTCTATATGGTTGTAGCTAACTATGGTGCAGAAATTAACGGATGGAATGACAATACGATTGAGTCTTTGGAAAATGGTACATTAACTCGGGGCGAGCTTCAACGTTCTGCCATTAACATTTGTGAGTTTATCATGAATGCACCTGTATTCTCGAGAAAACAGGAAATTGTAGAAACGGTTGAGTCCTTCAAAGCTAATCCTTCACTTACAGTAGAACAAGCTCAATCTCTATCACAGAATCCACAGGTTAAACCTGTCGTAGAAGGATCAACTAGCTTTAAAGTAGAACAGGCTGGTCAATACCGGATTCTAGTGCATATCATGTCAACGGAACCTGAGCTGGCTCAAAGTGCTTGTAATGTGACTGTGAATGATCAATTGATGACAACTATTCAAACGAATGGTACGGAAGGTCAATGGATCAGACAAAAGCTAGTGAAGGTTGAACTTGAAGCAGGTCTTTATGAAATGAAATTGGAGTTCATCAAGCCAGGTTTGCAGATCGATTGGATCGAGTTTAATAAAATCGATTAA
- a CDS encoding NAD(P)-dependent oxidoreductase: protein MNTIAVTGGGGKLGSKVIGMLQEQNYKVVSLDNHLSDRIRCKQIKVDLNDFGQVIGSLEGVDAIVHLAAIPAPIHYPHSYIYANNTVAGYHVLEAASLLGIRKVIMGSSESSYGFAWAPQPFSPHYFPVDEEHPQLPQECYGLSKVVNELTAEMFHRRNSMQVTSLRFSMITGPGDYRHLAIAKPETFKHILWSYIDIRDAVNACMAALHAELNGAIHLNITGDDTLSDRTTEELLKSFYPEVGDLRKTFQDREAIVSNAQAKKLLSWQPKHSWSNTELE, encoded by the coding sequence ATGAACACTATTGCCGTTACAGGTGGAGGGGGCAAACTCGGCTCTAAAGTGATCGGGATGCTCCAAGAACAGAATTATAAAGTTGTGTCTTTAGATAATCACCTATCAGACCGAATTCGTTGCAAGCAGATTAAAGTCGATCTGAATGATTTCGGGCAAGTGATAGGATCGCTTGAAGGCGTAGATGCTATCGTACATTTGGCTGCTATACCAGCGCCGATTCATTATCCACACTCTTATATTTATGCGAATAATACAGTGGCTGGGTATCATGTGCTGGAAGCGGCTTCCCTCTTGGGTATTCGAAAAGTGATAATGGGCTCAAGTGAGTCTTCCTACGGATTTGCTTGGGCTCCACAACCATTCTCACCGCACTATTTTCCTGTAGACGAAGAGCATCCACAGCTACCTCAAGAATGTTATGGTCTCTCCAAGGTTGTCAACGAGCTGACTGCCGAAATGTTTCACCGGAGAAACAGTATGCAGGTGACATCACTACGTTTCTCAATGATTACTGGGCCGGGGGATTACCGGCATTTAGCGATAGCAAAACCGGAGACGTTCAAACATATTTTGTGGAGCTATATTGATATTCGGGACGCAGTGAATGCTTGCATGGCCGCTCTCCATGCTGAACTTAATGGTGCCATTCACCTGAACATCACTGGAGATGATACATTAAGTGATCGAACTACGGAAGAGCTGCTGAAGAGCTTTTACCCTGAAGTAGGTGACTTGCGTAAGACATTCCAAGATAGGGAGGCAATTGTCAGTAATGCTCAGGCGAAAAAGCTCCTGTCTTGGCAACCTAAGCATTCGTGGTCAAATACAGAATTAGAGTAG
- a CDS encoding S-layer homology domain-containing protein has translation MKTKAVSGSKSSDGAVIFKVQGIGQYAVSLNARAFADLDSVPWAMDAIEQLAAKGIIKGVFATAFNPLAPIKRADFVKFLVDTLGLNAPEAASFSDVEQSAYYAEALETAKALGIATGVGTDRFLPDAIISREDAAVFIVRALKLKQVELTGGEIKLSNFKDESQISDYARISMNTLVEAGLLKGSGNNLNPEGMLTRAETAVLLYRILNLL, from the coding sequence ATGAAGACGAAGGCTGTATCCGGTTCGAAATCTAGCGACGGTGCCGTTATCTTCAAGGTGCAGGGTATAGGTCAATATGCAGTTTCATTGAATGCGCGAGCCTTCGCGGATTTAGATAGTGTACCGTGGGCAATGGATGCCATTGAACAGTTGGCAGCTAAAGGGATCATTAAAGGTGTTTTTGCTACAGCCTTTAATCCGCTAGCACCTATAAAACGGGCAGACTTTGTGAAGTTTCTTGTGGACACGTTGGGTTTAAACGCCCCAGAAGCAGCATCGTTCAGTGATGTGGAACAAAGTGCTTACTATGCCGAAGCACTTGAAACTGCTAAAGCACTGGGTATTGCAACAGGTGTAGGTACTGACAGATTTCTGCCAGATGCAATCATTAGCCGAGAAGATGCGGCAGTCTTCATTGTCCGTGCCTTGAAGCTCAAACAGGTAGAGCTTACAGGTGGGGAAATCAAACTGAGTAATTTCAAAGATGAGAGTCAAATCTCCGATTATGCTCGTATCAGCATGAACACGCTGGTAGAAGCGGGATTATTAAAGGGCAGTGGCAACAATCTGAATCCAGAAGGCATGCTGACACGTGCCGAGACCGCAGTCTTACTGTATCGGATTCTTAACTTGTTGTGA
- a CDS encoding family 43 glycosylhydrolase — protein MTINKRDVLVESKKSTSLNPVITSIYTADPSAHVWNDGKIYIYASHDMDPARGCDLMDKYHVFSSQDMVNWLDEGEILSSDDVSWGRPEGGFMWAPDCAYKNGTYYFYYPHPSDSNWNDSWKIGVATSKKPASDFTDQGYIPGLGGFALIDPCVIVDEDDRAYMYYGGGSTCLGGELCEDMLSLKNGMTQMEGLEDFHEAAWVFKRKGLYYLTYADNLEDNNRMRYATSDNPLGPWTYRGIFLEPTGCSTTHGSVVEFKGQWYLFYHNQAISGEGNLRSVCIDYLEFNDDGTIKTVIQTKEGVSSIGAAPEVNPQLKVYAVGDCLVFGGSEIQMLESGQKVVSHLQTEGSYVLFNNIDGGEGGRASIELHYATSERLAKVNLCVNDKDYSLLNALSTGGEQEFSGRTNITVNLLPGAINTLKITGGHGEISLESIIVSPI, from the coding sequence ATGACTATCAACAAACGAGATGTATTAGTCGAATCTAAAAAGAGCACATCCTTGAACCCTGTAATCACATCCATATATACAGCAGACCCATCAGCCCATGTCTGGAATGATGGTAAGATTTATATTTACGCATCTCATGATATGGATCCAGCTAGAGGCTGTGATCTTATGGACAAATATCACGTATTTTCCTCACAAGATATGGTGAATTGGTTGGATGAAGGTGAAATTCTTAGCTCGGACGATGTTTCTTGGGGTAGACCTGAGGGCGGTTTCATGTGGGCTCCAGATTGTGCGTACAAGAACGGAACCTACTATTTCTATTATCCTCATCCGAGTGACTCGAATTGGAATGATTCGTGGAAAATTGGGGTAGCGACTAGCAAGAAGCCAGCAAGTGATTTTACTGATCAGGGATATATTCCGGGTCTTGGCGGGTTCGCTTTGATCGATCCATGTGTGATAGTGGATGAAGATGATCGCGCTTATATGTATTACGGCGGGGGTAGCACATGCCTTGGTGGGGAACTGTGTGAGGATATGCTGTCTCTGAAGAACGGGATGACTCAAATGGAGGGACTAGAAGATTTTCATGAAGCAGCCTGGGTATTTAAAAGAAAAGGTCTTTACTATCTTACGTATGCGGATAACTTAGAAGATAACAATCGAATGAGATACGCAACTAGTGATAATCCGCTTGGCCCGTGGACATACAGAGGGATTTTTCTGGAGCCGACAGGCTGTTCGACAACTCACGGTTCAGTGGTGGAGTTCAAGGGCCAATGGTATTTGTTCTATCATAATCAGGCCATTTCTGGAGAAGGCAATCTGCGCAGCGTGTGTATCGATTACTTAGAGTTCAACGACGACGGTACGATTAAGACTGTTATTCAGACAAAAGAGGGCGTCTCATCGATTGGAGCTGCACCGGAAGTAAATCCTCAGCTTAAGGTGTATGCAGTAGGGGATTGTCTAGTTTTTGGAGGGTCAGAGATACAGATGCTAGAATCGGGTCAGAAGGTGGTTAGCCACTTACAAACAGAGGGTTCCTACGTTCTCTTCAATAATATTGATGGTGGGGAGGGCGGTAGAGCATCCATTGAACTTCATTATGCTACGAGTGAACGTCTAGCAAAAGTGAATCTATGTGTCAACGATAAGGATTACTCGCTCCTTAATGCTCTTTCTACTGGTGGGGAACAAGAGTTTAGTGGACGTACAAATATTACCGTCAATTTATTGCCAGGTGCTATCAATACACTGAAAATCACAGGTGGACATGGTGAAATCAGTCTAGAAAGTATCATTGTGAGTCCAATCTAG